A window of Methanolobus sediminis contains these coding sequences:
- a CDS encoding DUF1638 domain-containing protein, translating to MPVLTFIACRMFEDEIVHIVETDDSIKDLLVVDNADCGGLVAKLKDSGCNFTLVKENRLSDFLQETETLILVVEMLELALHATPEHLKEVVYGKAREMAEYSDGILLFYGLCGNVLGKVDTELADLACPVRILKEDNGDVIDDCIGAVLGSRAAYLEKLKSFKGVGTFFMTPMWAAHWREMVVSAGMTPDPDDIKLSKFVFDYAGYKNVAKMDTGLCYEKQFESMVEEFARLFDFNIIEMKASPDLLVRCYEQLKDEISV from the coding sequence TAAAGGATCTGTTAGTAGTTGATAATGCAGATTGCGGCGGGCTTGTGGCTAAACTGAAGGATTCGGGTTGCAATTTTACTCTGGTAAAAGAAAACAGGCTCTCAGATTTTCTGCAAGAAACGGAAACTCTTATTCTTGTTGTGGAAATGCTTGAGCTTGCTTTGCATGCCACGCCTGAGCATCTCAAAGAGGTTGTTTATGGCAAGGCACGTGAGATGGCAGAATATTCAGATGGCATCCTCCTTTTTTATGGTCTTTGCGGAAATGTTCTTGGAAAGGTTGATACTGAACTTGCTGATCTTGCCTGTCCGGTTCGGATTCTGAAAGAGGATAACGGGGATGTGATAGATGACTGCATTGGTGCCGTGCTTGGTAGCAGGGCTGCATATCTTGAGAAACTTAAGAGTTTTAAAGGTGTGGGTACCTTTTTCATGACACCTATGTGGGCAGCTCACTGGCGTGAGATGGTTGTATCTGCAGGTATGACTCCTGATCCGGATGATATCAAGCTCTCAAAGTTCGTTTTTGATTATGCAGGATATAAGAATGTGGCTAAAATGGACACAGGACTTTGTTATGAGAAGCAGTTCGAATCCATGGTAGAAGAATTTGCAAGGCTTTTTGATTTTAATATTATCGAAATGAAGGCAAGTCCTGATTTACTTGTACGTTGCTATGAGCAGTTGAAAGATGAAATATCCGTTTAA
- a CDS encoding cupin domain-containing protein produces the protein MFRKHSESDYKEVLPGIKMKTIVYGEKTLMTEFLLQNGSHLPSHEHIHEQTGYMVSGKMILTIGDETHEVNAGDSWNIPSNVSHEAKVIEDSVAVEVFSPCRDEYLD, from the coding sequence ATGTTCAGAAAACATAGTGAATCTGATTACAAAGAAGTGCTTCCCGGAATCAAGATGAAAACAATCGTCTACGGGGAAAAAACCCTGATGACTGAGTTTTTATTACAAAATGGAAGCCACTTACCTTCACACGAACATATTCATGAGCAAACTGGTTACATGGTGTCCGGGAAAATGATACTGACCATAGGTGATGAGACTCATGAAGTAAATGCCGGGGATTCATGGAATATACCATCTAATGTCTCACATGAAGCAAAGGTAATTGAGGATTCTGTTGCTGTTGAAGTGTTCTCTCCATGCAGGGATGAATATCTTGACTGA
- a CDS encoding cation:proton antiporter domain-containing protein — protein MDLTLFTEIEIIFGLSISILLLFHRLHLSPVLGFLVTGIITGPYVLGVIQDTEQVEILAEIGIILLLFTIGVEMSIKELWDIKRFVLLGGGLQVVLTSAIVYYISRYGGYSFSTSIFLGFLVCLSSTAIVLKLLQEKGEMYTPYGKIALGILIFQDIVIVPMILLTPILAGVSSTSGDSPFIFILKGIGIMLFVIINARWIMPLLLFRIVKTRNRELFLVTIIFTVLGTAWLTSNAGLSLALGAFLAGLIISESEYSHQAIGNMMPFKDVFMSFFFVSIGMLLDVNFFINNITILLVLAVAVILIKSVASGLVTFLLGYPLRTTIITGMALAQVGEFSFVLSSYGKEYGLLNDSLYQSFLAVSIVTMALTPFVMSSSHTISHEILKKTTNRVLINGIYSKSMETAEEEEELHDHLIIIGYGFNGKTLSNAARTAGIPYVIIETNPETVRKERQMGETIHYGDATHEIVLDAANIKSARILIVGISDFIATRTIVQVARRMNPELYIIARTRYMTEIKALSQMGANEVIPEEYETSVEIFSRLLKKYLVPEEEIYKFTTEIRANGYSMLRRHSFEGKKEDFNLKDELPGVDVTSFKINEDSALNGCTLKEANLRNIYGTTVLAIKRGDSIIENPTGDTLLMAGDQCIVLGKPDRLCQLRISLEGEIEGLSQSCTV, from the coding sequence CTTTTTAGTAACAGGGATCATTACTGGCCCTTATGTGCTGGGTGTTATCCAGGATACTGAGCAGGTAGAGATACTTGCAGAGATTGGAATTATCCTGTTGCTTTTCACAATAGGAGTTGAAATGTCCATAAAGGAACTTTGGGACATTAAAAGATTCGTGCTGCTAGGAGGAGGACTACAGGTGGTACTTACCTCAGCAATAGTCTATTACATTTCCCGATATGGCGGATATAGTTTCAGCACCTCGATATTTCTTGGATTCCTTGTATGTCTTAGCAGTACGGCAATAGTTCTTAAACTGCTTCAGGAAAAAGGGGAAATGTACACACCATACGGTAAGATAGCCCTTGGCATCCTCATATTTCAGGACATAGTTATCGTCCCGATGATATTGCTTACACCCATACTTGCAGGAGTATCTTCCACTTCCGGTGACAGCCCATTCATATTTATCCTGAAAGGCATTGGAATAATGCTTTTTGTGATTATCAACGCAAGATGGATAATGCCTTTACTGCTGTTCAGAATTGTAAAGACACGTAACAGAGAACTTTTCCTTGTGACTATAATCTTTACTGTTTTGGGAACTGCATGGCTTACTTCCAATGCCGGACTCTCACTGGCACTGGGAGCTTTCCTGGCAGGCCTTATCATATCCGAATCAGAATACAGCCACCAGGCCATAGGTAATATGATGCCTTTTAAGGATGTATTCATGAGCTTTTTCTTTGTATCCATAGGAATGCTTCTGGATGTTAACTTCTTTATAAATAATATTACCATTCTGCTTGTACTTGCTGTCGCAGTGATATTGATAAAATCAGTTGCATCAGGACTTGTTACATTCCTTCTTGGCTACCCACTCAGAACCACAATCATAACAGGAATGGCACTCGCCCAGGTAGGAGAATTCTCATTCGTATTGTCTAGTTACGGCAAGGAATACGGACTTCTGAACGACAGCTTATACCAGAGTTTCCTTGCAGTCTCCATAGTCACAATGGCTTTAACACCCTTTGTCATGAGCTCTTCACACACAATCTCACATGAAATCCTTAAAAAGACAACTAATCGCGTACTGATCAACGGCATTTACTCAAAGAGTATGGAAACTGCAGAAGAGGAAGAAGAACTACATGATCACCTGATTATCATAGGTTACGGCTTCAATGGAAAAACCCTTTCAAATGCTGCAAGGACAGCAGGCATTCCTTACGTGATAATTGAAACTAATCCTGAAACAGTACGCAAAGAAAGACAGATGGGAGAAACTATCCACTATGGGGATGCCACTCATGAGATCGTACTTGATGCCGCAAACATAAAATCTGCAAGAATACTGATCGTTGGGATTTCAGATTTCATTGCCACCAGAACAATAGTACAGGTTGCTAGAAGAATGAATCCTGAATTATATATTATCGCAAGGACACGATATATGACTGAGATAAAGGCACTCAGCCAGATGGGAGCAAATGAGGTTATTCCTGAAGAATATGAAACATCCGTAGAGATATTCAGTCGTCTTCTTAAAAAATATCTTGTACCCGAAGAAGAGATCTACAAATTCACAACAGAGATACGTGCAAACGGATATTCTATGTTGAGAAGACACTCCTTTGAGGGAAAAAAGGAAGATTTTAACCTTAAAGATGAATTACCAGGTGTTGATGTCACATCTTTCAAGATCAATGAAGATAGTGCCCTAAATGGATGCACTCTTAAAGAGGCAAATCTCAGGAATATATATGGTACAACCGTACTGGCCATCAAAAGAGGAGACAGTATTATTGAAAATCCCACAGGTGACACGTTGCTAATGGCAGGTGACCAATGTATAGTACTTGGAAAGCCTGATAGACTATGCCAGCTGAGGATATCTCTTGAAGGAGAAATAGAAGGTTTGTCACAGAGCTGTACCGTCTAA